Proteins encoded by one window of Nitrincola iocasae:
- the nifU gene encoding Fe-S cluster assembly protein NifU, with product MWNYSEKVQEHFFNPRNAGELEGANGIGDVGSLSCGDALRLMINVDPETEVILDARFQTFGCGSAIASSSALTEIIKGKTLDEALQVSNQEIADFLDGLPPEKMHCSVMGREALQAAVANYRGEVWSDDHEEGALICKCFAVDAVLIEETIRANNLTTVQDVSFYTKAGGGCSACHEGIEEILNKVLAETGQSFQADVARVQADAEKALTQIDMPSVSAPQATDAAASGLSTLQRIRKIEAVIEAVRPQLQRDKGDIELIDVVGKTVYVRLTGACTGCQLASVTLSGIQQQLIESLGEFIQLLPVSKSPVTAGA from the coding sequence ATGTGGAACTATTCTGAGAAAGTACAGGAACATTTTTTCAACCCCCGCAATGCCGGTGAGCTCGAAGGTGCGAATGGCATCGGGGATGTTGGCTCGCTGTCCTGTGGCGATGCCTTACGTCTGATGATCAATGTCGATCCGGAAACTGAAGTGATTCTGGATGCACGTTTTCAGACCTTTGGCTGCGGTTCAGCCATCGCCTCTTCGTCAGCCTTGACCGAGATTATTAAAGGCAAAACGCTTGATGAAGCGTTACAGGTAAGCAATCAGGAGATTGCCGACTTCCTCGACGGCCTGCCGCCGGAGAAGATGCACTGCTCGGTGATGGGACGTGAAGCACTACAGGCGGCTGTCGCCAACTACCGCGGTGAAGTCTGGAGTGATGACCATGAAGAGGGCGCGCTGATCTGTAAGTGCTTTGCCGTGGATGCGGTGCTGATCGAAGAAACCATCCGTGCCAACAATCTGACCACGGTGCAGGATGTCAGCTTTTATACCAAGGCGGGCGGTGGCTGCTCGGCGTGCCATGAAGGCATAGAAGAGATTCTTAACAAGGTGCTGGCAGAAACTGGCCAGTCGTTCCAGGCCGATGTTGCCAGGGTGCAAGCTGATGCCGAGAAGGCTCTGACGCAAATCGACATGCCATCCGTTAGCGCACCTCAGGCTACCGATGCCGCTGCCAGTGGTCTGAGTACGCTGCAGCGCATTCGCAAGATTGAAGCGGTGATTGAGGCGGTCCGGCCACAACTTCAACGTGACAAGGGTGACATAGAACTCATCGATGTGGTCGGCAAAACCGTCTATGTCCGTCTGACAGGCGCCTGTACCGGCTGCCAGTTGGCCAGCGTCACCTTGAGTGGCATTCAGCAACAATTGATCGAATCCTTGGGTGAGTTTATCCAGTTATTGCCGGTCAGCAAGTCACCCGTTACTGCAGGAGCCTGA
- a CDS encoding HesB/IscA family protein has protein sequence MVTLTPAAQLAISRFIENAGTPVAGLRVSVSDGGCSGYKYGLQLETTVSEQDTSLSFGEVCLLIDPESLPLLQGCVVDFVESLDESGFKFENPNAKAACNCGKSFAA, from the coding sequence ATGGTCACTTTAACACCTGCTGCACAACTCGCGATCAGTCGCTTCATTGAAAATGCCGGTACGCCTGTAGCCGGGCTGCGGGTTTCAGTATCCGACGGTGGCTGTTCTGGCTACAAGTACGGTCTGCAACTGGAAACCACAGTCTCGGAGCAGGATACCAGCCTGTCCTTTGGAGAAGTGTGTCTGCTGATCGATCCCGAGTCCCTGCCACTGCTACAGGGCTGCGTGGTCGATTTCGTTGAATCGCTGGATGAAAGCGGCTTCAAGTTCGAAAACCCGAATGCCAAGGCCGCCTGTAATTGCGGTAAATCCTTTGCTGCCTGA
- a CDS encoding antibiotic biosynthesis monooxygenase family protein produces MSSIADTPKPPYYAVIFTSLRTEEDSGYAAMAEKMLALATEQPGFLGVESAREGVGITVSYWADMEAIRLWKNHAEHLIAQKLGREKWYASFTTRIAKVERDYGMSKSI; encoded by the coding sequence ATGTCCAGTATCGCTGACACACCCAAACCACCCTATTACGCAGTAATTTTCACCTCGCTGCGTACCGAAGAGGATAGCGGCTACGCTGCCATGGCGGAGAAAATGCTGGCCTTGGCAACTGAGCAGCCAGGCTTTCTCGGTGTTGAGTCAGCACGTGAAGGTGTCGGCATAACTGTTTCCTATTGGGCCGATATGGAGGCTATACGGCTGTGGAAAAACCATGCTGAACATTTAATAGCCCAGAAGCTGGGGCGTGAGAAATGGTATGCCAGTTTTACAACCAGAATTGCAAAGGTTGAGCGAGACTATGGCATGTCCAAAAGCATATAG
- a CDS encoding N-acetyltransferase, which produces MLRNYRPEDVDQVLQIWLSASVQAHSFVEPAFWESKLEDMRNLYLPASETRVFENASDIAGFYSLFNDTLAAIFVSPEYQGKGIGTALLNDAKCKRQTLRLTVYKANRSSISFYEKQGFVVMDEQVDEHTGYPELAMEYRT; this is translated from the coding sequence ATGCTACGTAATTACCGTCCTGAAGATGTAGACCAGGTTCTGCAAATCTGGCTGTCCGCGTCGGTTCAGGCGCACTCTTTTGTGGAGCCAGCGTTCTGGGAGTCGAAATTGGAGGATATGCGTAATCTCTACCTTCCCGCATCAGAGACCCGGGTGTTTGAGAATGCATCCGACATCGCCGGGTTTTATAGCTTGTTCAATGACACTCTGGCGGCCATTTTTGTGTCACCTGAGTATCAGGGTAAGGGCATAGGCACGGCTTTATTGAACGATGCCAAGTGCAAGCGACAGACCCTGCGTTTAACGGTATACAAGGCTAACCGCTCAAGCATTTCGTTCTATGAAAAGCAGGGGTTTGTTGTCATGGATGAGCAGGTTGATGAGCATACAGGCTATCCGGAGCTGGCTATGGAGTATCGCACATGA
- a CDS encoding heavy metal sensor histidine kinase, which yields MIKPISLTVRLVLLFTTAATLVLLLLGWLLSLAIDRHFIEQDTTELNSRLEFIKQQLATAQTPDALDHLLTQLNTLQTYHVMVSASHSTSQTDTLHRTTGPELTTWQQDGRSFRRLSGTFPTALPDSHITLTIDLNITHHKEFLIYFNRLVWGFVVFFFLIMTVLAWFAARQGLAPLRKVTTLATKVSAVRLDKRLPLAQVPVELLPLTQSLNAMLERLENSFQRLSHFSSDIAHELRTPVNNLMIQTEVALSRARTQEEYRDLLGSNLEEYEKLARMISDMLFIAKADNGLIIPLREKINLSTEVRRIVEFFEPLAAESSVEISVEGDAEVPGDRVMLTRALSNLLSNAIRHATPNSDIKLIITTHKDRVRVAVENQGEEIPEEHLPYLFNRFYRANPTRDTTTEHSGLGLAITRAIVTAHGGQIRVTSTNGITCFLIELSA from the coding sequence ATGATAAAACCGATATCTCTCACTGTTCGCTTGGTATTACTCTTTACCACAGCCGCTACTCTGGTATTGCTGCTGTTGGGCTGGCTGCTGTCACTGGCCATTGATCGGCATTTTATCGAGCAGGACACGACCGAGTTAAATAGCCGTCTGGAGTTTATCAAACAACAGCTGGCAACCGCTCAAACCCCAGATGCGCTGGATCACCTGCTGACTCAGCTAAACACACTGCAGACGTATCATGTGATGGTCTCAGCCAGCCATTCAACCTCGCAGACAGACACACTCCATAGAACCACAGGGCCCGAGCTGACAACCTGGCAGCAAGATGGGCGCAGTTTCAGACGACTCAGTGGCACATTCCCAACCGCACTGCCGGATAGCCACATCACTCTCACCATCGATCTGAACATCACTCACCATAAGGAGTTTCTGATATATTTCAATCGTCTAGTATGGGGCTTCGTCGTTTTCTTTTTCCTGATAATGACTGTCCTGGCATGGTTTGCCGCCCGACAGGGGCTCGCACCACTGCGTAAAGTGACCACACTGGCAACCAAGGTATCTGCGGTCAGACTGGATAAGCGTCTGCCACTGGCTCAAGTGCCGGTAGAACTGTTACCACTGACGCAGTCGCTCAATGCGATGCTTGAGAGACTGGAAAACTCCTTTCAGCGTTTGTCTCATTTTTCATCAGATATTGCACATGAGCTGCGCACACCGGTGAACAATCTGATGATACAGACCGAGGTTGCCCTGTCTCGCGCACGCACACAGGAAGAGTATCGCGACCTGCTAGGCTCCAATCTGGAGGAATATGAGAAACTCGCGCGCATGATTTCAGATATGCTATTTATTGCCAAAGCGGATAATGGTCTGATCATTCCCTTGCGCGAGAAAATCAACCTTTCAACTGAAGTCAGGCGCATAGTTGAATTTTTCGAACCCCTGGCGGCAGAGTCATCCGTAGAGATTAGCGTTGAAGGCGACGCAGAAGTACCAGGAGATCGGGTCATGCTGACTCGTGCACTTTCCAACCTCTTATCCAATGCCATACGCCATGCAACACCCAACTCTGACATTAAGCTGATTATAACTACCCACAAAGATAGAGTTCGGGTTGCTGTCGAGAACCAGGGTGAAGAGATACCCGAAGAACACCTTCCCTATCTTTTTAACCGCTTTTATCGTGCCAATCCAACCCGAGATACTACAACAGAGCATTCAGGTCTGGGGCTAGCCATCACTCGTGCTATAGTCACTGCACATGGTGGCCAGATAAGAGTGACCTCGACAAACGGTATTACGTGCTTTTTAATTGAACTGTCTGCCTGA
- a CDS encoding heavy metal response regulator transcription factor: MRILIVEDEPKTGDYLLQGMTEAGFITDLARNGPDGLHMALEGEYDLVILDVMLPGMNGWKVLETIRRSGHDMPVLFLTARDQVEDRVQGLELGADDYLIKPFAFSELLARIRALSRRSKAPVVEILKAGDLEMDLLRRRVHRAGQRIALTPKEFALLELLLRRQEEILPRSLIASLVWDMNFDSDTNVVEVAVRRLRAKVDDPYSPRLIRNVRGMGYVLEDPDANQ, from the coding sequence ATGCGTATACTGATCGTTGAAGACGAACCCAAAACCGGTGACTACCTTCTGCAAGGCATGACCGAAGCGGGCTTTATCACAGATCTTGCCCGAAATGGACCCGATGGCCTGCACATGGCACTGGAGGGGGAATATGACTTGGTAATACTGGATGTCATGCTGCCCGGCATGAACGGCTGGAAAGTGCTGGAAACAATACGTCGATCTGGTCACGACATGCCGGTTCTTTTCCTGACCGCACGTGATCAGGTGGAGGATCGCGTGCAAGGGCTGGAGCTGGGTGCTGATGACTATCTGATCAAGCCCTTTGCTTTCTCTGAGTTGCTCGCTCGTATACGGGCATTGTCTCGGCGCAGCAAAGCTCCTGTGGTCGAGATATTGAAAGCAGGAGATCTTGAAATGGACTTGCTGCGTCGTCGCGTTCATCGTGCCGGACAACGCATTGCTCTCACGCCAAAAGAGTTCGCTCTGCTTGAACTGCTGCTGCGTCGGCAGGAGGAGATTCTGCCACGATCACTGATAGCCTCACTGGTCTGGGATATGAACTTCGATAGTGACACAAATGTCGTTGAGGTCGCTGTGCGTCGCCTGCGCGCCAAGGTGGATGACCCTTATTCCCCCAGACTGATCCGCAATGTACGTGGCATGGGTTATGTACTGGAAGACCCTGACGCGAATCAATAG
- a CDS encoding multicopper oxidase family protein yields the protein MRLITRRQFLATTAAAGALTAMPTLLTGKGSVFAATEMQQDTQIIRVGTRVIEVNGKSARVFGLTQPDGTPGLMLEAGKRFRVRVENQLDESTLLHWHGLTPPWEQDGVPGLTQLPIPAGGHHEYDFLLDKPGTNWMHSHHGLQEQMLMAAPLIVRDPLEAADDVQEVVVLFHDFTFRDPMEILSALQSEGGHGSSSADLHAGHGNMQHGSTQDQAAMPMAHLHDVEYDAFLANDRTLNDPEVHRVERGGRVRLRLINGATATAFWIDLDRLQGQLIAVDGMPVEPMRASKFEFAMGQRLDILVDLPAGEEGVWPIFAIREGERERTGILLATPAATITKVSNLASQQVPAIGLNLEQALRAVTPLSQRPVDRKHHVTITETAGYGWLLNGKAHGDHQPMWVRQGERVEITITDQTSMAHPMHLHGHHFQVVAINGKRISGAMRDTVLVPARGQITIAFDAINPGEWVFHCHHLYHMAAGMMTSIKYEA from the coding sequence ATGCGTTTAATAACACGTCGCCAGTTTCTGGCAACTACCGCTGCAGCGGGTGCACTCACTGCCATGCCAACACTTTTAACAGGAAAGGGTTCTGTTTTTGCTGCCACTGAAATGCAGCAGGATACACAAATTATCAGAGTCGGCACGCGCGTGATTGAGGTCAATGGCAAATCTGCTCGTGTGTTTGGCTTGACTCAACCAGACGGTACACCGGGTTTGATGCTGGAGGCAGGTAAGCGCTTTCGTGTACGAGTGGAGAATCAGCTTGATGAGTCTACGCTGTTACACTGGCATGGTCTGACTCCACCCTGGGAACAGGATGGCGTGCCGGGACTCACACAACTGCCAATTCCCGCTGGCGGCCATCATGAGTATGACTTTCTCCTCGATAAACCCGGCACTAACTGGATGCACTCGCATCACGGTTTGCAAGAGCAGATGTTGATGGCGGCTCCATTGATTGTTCGTGATCCGCTTGAGGCTGCGGATGATGTTCAGGAAGTGGTTGTTCTGTTCCATGACTTTACCTTTCGTGATCCCATGGAAATTTTGTCTGCTTTACAGTCAGAGGGTGGGCATGGTTCATCGTCTGCAGATCTTCATGCAGGTCATGGTAATATGCAACATGGCTCTACTCAGGATCAAGCGGCCATGCCTATGGCACATTTACATGATGTAGAGTATGACGCCTTCCTGGCCAATGATCGGACATTGAATGATCCTGAAGTTCATAGAGTTGAGCGTGGCGGACGTGTTCGCTTACGTTTGATTAATGGAGCCACTGCAACGGCCTTCTGGATAGATCTTGATCGTCTGCAAGGTCAGTTGATTGCGGTTGATGGTATGCCTGTTGAACCGATGAGAGCGAGTAAGTTTGAATTTGCAATGGGCCAGAGACTGGATATTTTAGTCGACCTGCCAGCAGGTGAAGAAGGGGTCTGGCCGATCTTTGCGATACGTGAAGGCGAGCGTGAACGCACCGGGATTTTGCTAGCCACACCGGCTGCAACGATTACTAAAGTCTCTAATCTGGCATCCCAGCAGGTGCCTGCAATAGGGCTCAATCTCGAACAGGCACTGCGTGCAGTGACTCCTTTATCGCAGCGCCCAGTAGATAGAAAACACCATGTAACTATTACAGAAACTGCTGGCTATGGATGGTTGTTGAATGGGAAAGCACATGGCGATCATCAGCCAATGTGGGTTCGACAGGGGGAGCGTGTGGAAATCACCATCACCGATCAGACCAGTATGGCACATCCAATGCATTTACATGGTCATCATTTTCAGGTCGTAGCTATTAATGGCAAACGGATTTCTGGCGCTATGCGTGACACGGTACTCGTACCTGCAAGGGGGCAGATCACTATAGCCTTTGATGCTATAAATCCGGGGGAGTGGGTATTCCATTGCCATCACCTGTATCACATGGCAGCAGGGATGATGACAAGCATCAAATACGAAGCTTAG
- a CDS encoding Spy/CpxP family protein refolding chaperone, whose amino-acid sequence MIISKNSLLQGLSILLLTAVSSQVIAQGVGSGMMDNMRGGQSEAKSETNSPMSKGGMGMMSGGMQGGMMSGMGGGMMGSCPMMEGGMGMMGTGMHAQLTQEQRLEVRELRHAHRPTQFEQMGHLMNLREDLMAKMSSDRPNPDEIKALHSQIAEMHGEMLVARIKLNNAIQDLLTDEQRQTLIESPATNSDETDHAAHH is encoded by the coding sequence ATGATTATTTCAAAAAACAGTCTGTTACAGGGTTTATCCATACTGTTGTTAACCGCCGTTTCCAGTCAGGTCATCGCCCAAGGTGTGGGTTCTGGCATGATGGATAACATGCGCGGTGGACAGTCAGAGGCAAAGTCAGAAACAAACTCACCCATGAGTAAAGGTGGCATGGGCATGATGAGTGGCGGCATGCAAGGCGGCATGATGTCTGGCATGGGAGGTGGAATGATGGGCTCCTGCCCAATGATGGAAGGCGGCATGGGCATGATGGGAACTGGCATGCATGCGCAACTGACCCAGGAGCAACGGCTGGAAGTTCGCGAGCTCAGACACGCCCACCGTCCGACTCAATTCGAACAAATGGGCCATCTGATGAATCTGCGCGAAGATCTGATGGCAAAAATGTCATCAGATCGCCCGAACCCTGATGAAATCAAGGCACTGCACAGTCAAATTGCCGAGATGCATGGTGAAATGCTGGTTGCACGCATCAAACTGAATAACGCCATTCAGGATCTGTTGACGGATGAACAGCGTCAGACCTTGATAGAGTCGCCAGCGACCAACAGTGATGAGACAGACCACGCGGCTCACCACTGA
- a CDS encoding heavy metal translocating P-type ATPase — MSADVHNTLFKLTVPGMGSDHCAGIVRQTLTRLDGVGDIHINIANHRVEVTVQPGGPDGEQLRLAVEGAGYDVAAVRNDALDDQGPADTEIDEAYLDTAKKRLWIAGIPTTLIMLLMIPHMFWQPLPGYLLIVVLLAFPVVFLYGGAATHKASWRSLTNRTFNMDVLISMGSLPPYIIGLIGFIYPMTSFVEMAATIMTFHLLGRYLEARAKGRASQAIRSLLTLGAKTARVERDGQEIDIAIDELQVGDIMVLRPGDKVPTDGEVVSGESHLDESIATGESVPVYKSTGDTVIGATINKEGRLHVRATRIGKDTFLSQVVRLIDQAQGSRVPIQEFADRMTGRFVPVVILISLGSLFAWLLAADSLRPVLEWGALFLPWVNPEASSLVLALLAAIAVLVIACPCALGLATPTALMVGSGIGAERGILIRSGEAIQTFKDVKVMVLDKTGTITRGEPRLTDTYAAPGIEVSQLLQIAASVENASEHPIAQAIVAGAREQGIAAEQVTDFRSTGARGVAGKVDGESVLIGNRRLLEEEGVEGLDALDEELSRLESLGRTVVTVALNGQALGLLAVADTIKADSVAAIRGMHALGLHVVMITGDNERAARAVASEVGIDEVQAGVLPEGKVDAIRRLQEQYGNKVAMVGDGINDAPALTQANVGIAIGAGADVAIEAADVTLVRGELSAVVEAMHLSRATFAKIVQNLIWASAYNAAAIPLAALGLLHPMIGVIAMTASSLSVIGNSLLLKRVKLSVDK, encoded by the coding sequence ATGTCAGCAGATGTTCATAACACACTATTCAAACTGACCGTTCCCGGCATGGGCAGTGACCACTGTGCCGGTATTGTCCGCCAGACACTCACTCGCCTTGATGGCGTGGGCGATATCCATATCAATATCGCCAACCACCGGGTGGAGGTTACTGTTCAGCCGGGTGGGCCGGATGGTGAGCAACTGCGCCTGGCTGTTGAAGGGGCTGGCTATGATGTCGCCGCCGTACGCAATGATGCACTGGATGATCAGGGCCCGGCAGATACAGAGATTGACGAAGCCTATCTGGACACGGCCAAAAAGCGCCTGTGGATTGCTGGTATACCCACCACACTGATCATGTTACTGATGATACCGCACATGTTTTGGCAACCGCTGCCGGGCTATCTGCTGATCGTTGTGTTGCTGGCATTCCCGGTGGTGTTTCTGTATGGCGGTGCAGCCACCCATAAAGCCTCATGGCGATCTCTGACCAACCGCACGTTCAATATGGATGTGCTGATCTCGATGGGCAGTCTGCCGCCCTACATAATCGGTCTGATCGGGTTTATCTACCCCATGACCTCTTTCGTGGAGATGGCCGCAACCATCATGACCTTCCATCTCCTCGGTCGCTACCTTGAGGCTCGTGCCAAGGGGCGTGCCTCTCAGGCGATCCGCAGTTTGTTAACGCTGGGTGCTAAAACAGCCCGTGTCGAACGTGATGGACAGGAGATCGATATCGCCATAGACGAGTTGCAGGTCGGCGATATCATGGTGTTACGACCCGGTGATAAGGTACCGACCGACGGCGAGGTAGTCAGCGGCGAAAGCCATCTGGACGAATCGATCGCCACTGGCGAATCTGTTCCGGTCTACAAAAGCACCGGAGACACAGTGATCGGTGCCACGATCAACAAGGAGGGTCGCCTGCATGTCCGGGCAACCCGCATCGGCAAGGATACCTTCCTGTCCCAGGTGGTGCGATTGATCGATCAGGCACAGGGGTCACGCGTGCCGATTCAGGAGTTCGCTGACCGCATGACGGGTCGCTTTGTCCCTGTAGTAATTCTGATATCGCTGGGTAGCTTATTCGCCTGGCTTCTGGCCGCTGACAGCCTGAGGCCAGTACTTGAATGGGGTGCCCTATTCCTGCCTTGGGTCAATCCAGAGGCCAGCTCACTGGTATTGGCGCTGCTCGCCGCGATTGCGGTGCTGGTTATCGCCTGCCCCTGCGCGCTGGGTCTGGCCACACCGACCGCCTTGATGGTGGGCTCCGGGATCGGCGCAGAGCGCGGTATCCTGATCCGTTCCGGTGAGGCGATTCAAACCTTCAAGGATGTCAAAGTGATGGTGCTGGACAAGACCGGCACCATCACCCGAGGCGAACCCAGACTGACCGATACCTACGCAGCGCCCGGTATTGAGGTGTCGCAACTGTTACAGATTGCCGCCAGTGTAGAAAATGCCTCTGAGCACCCGATCGCCCAAGCGATCGTGGCCGGTGCCCGAGAACAGGGCATAGCAGCTGAGCAGGTCACAGACTTCCGTTCTACTGGGGCACGAGGCGTTGCCGGAAAGGTCGACGGTGAGTCAGTTCTGATAGGCAACCGCCGCCTCCTTGAAGAGGAGGGCGTCGAAGGACTGGATGCTCTGGATGAAGAGCTGTCCCGACTCGAATCACTGGGCCGCACAGTCGTCACTGTGGCACTGAACGGTCAGGCTCTAGGCCTGCTCGCCGTCGCTGACACCATCAAGGCGGATTCAGTAGCCGCGATTCGTGGCATGCACGCACTGGGCCTGCATGTGGTGATGATCACTGGCGACAATGAACGTGCCGCTCGTGCCGTAGCCAGCGAAGTGGGCATTGATGAAGTTCAGGCAGGTGTGTTGCCGGAGGGCAAGGTGGATGCCATACGCAGGCTGCAGGAACAATACGGTAATAAAGTCGCCATGGTCGGCGACGGTATCAATGATGCACCGGCCCTGACACAGGCCAATGTAGGAATAGCCATCGGCGCCGGAGCAGATGTCGCCATTGAAGCAGCCGATGTCACCCTGGTACGCGGTGAACTGAGTGCCGTGGTCGAAGCGATGCACCTGTCTCGTGCCACCTTCGCCAAAATCGTACAGAACCTGATCTGGGCCAGTGCTTATAACGCTGCTGCCATCCCGCTGGCCGCTCTAGGTCTGTTGCACCCAATGATAGGCGTAATTGCCATGACGGCCAGCTCATTGTCGGTGATCGGCAACTCCCTGCTTCTCAAGCGGGTGAAACTGAGTGTGGATAAATGA
- a CDS encoding DUF2933 domain-containing protein, producing the protein MTGKHGYWTSLHGLATLTLIGAALYFLFVEHGAHLLPYFPFLIILLCPLMHIFMHKGHGRHGHEEHNHQDAEAAYRRGLEEGRKEGDRQ; encoded by the coding sequence ATGACAGGCAAACATGGATACTGGACCAGCCTTCATGGCTTGGCAACACTCACACTGATTGGCGCAGCGCTCTACTTTCTCTTTGTGGAGCACGGCGCCCACCTACTTCCGTATTTCCCCTTTCTGATAATTCTGTTGTGCCCACTGATGCATATTTTCATGCACAAAGGCCACGGCAGACACGGTCACGAAGAACATAATCATCAGGATGCGGAAGCGGCCTATCGCCGCGGCCTGGAAGAAGGTCGAAAAGAAGGAGACAGACAATGA